From Cellulomonas oligotrophica, a single genomic window includes:
- a CDS encoding oxidoreductase, producing MGLFSRRRRPAADAPTDREARTATVEYLRDFVRTRVGVEAYVEPATNVTPTTVMLVATDGEWTRRKVPDGQAAARLARELDIPVYDVQRTGYPQRVRDFNARRRLERRRQQRASDAV from the coding sequence ATGGGGCTCTTCTCCCGCCGTCGCCGGCCGGCCGCCGACGCGCCGACCGACCGCGAGGCACGTACCGCGACCGTCGAGTACCTGCGCGACTTCGTCCGCACGCGCGTCGGCGTCGAGGCCTACGTCGAACCGGCCACGAACGTCACGCCGACCACGGTCATGCTCGTGGCCACCGACGGGGAGTGGACGCGCCGCAAGGTGCCCGACGGGCAGGCCGCCGCGCGGCTGGCCCGCGAGCTCGACATCCCGGTGTACGACGTGCAGCGCACGGGCTACCCGCAGCGGGTCCGCGACTTCAACGCCCGCCGCCGCCTCGAGCGGCGCCGCCAGCAGCGCGCGTCCGACGCGGTCTGA